One stretch of Solidesulfovibrio fructosivorans JJ] DNA includes these proteins:
- a CDS encoding VOC family protein: MRYTGINHLALATRDMDATIRFWRDLLRMRLVAGLGRPGYRHYFLEISENDMIAFFEWPDVAPIPEKDHGVPVKGPYAFDHVSIGVRDRDDLWEIRDRLEAAGFWVSEIIDHGFIFSVYSFDPNNIAIEFSCPVPGVDIRTTPVMGDTRPSATAREGSEPQPGKWPEATPTPYADRRIYPGEGRELVDVKDE; the protein is encoded by the coding sequence ATGCGATATACCGGGATCAACCATCTGGCCTTGGCCACCCGGGACATGGACGCCACCATCCGCTTCTGGCGCGATCTGCTCCGGATGCGGCTGGTGGCCGGGCTCGGCCGGCCGGGCTACCGGCATTATTTCCTGGAAATCTCCGAAAACGACATGATCGCCTTTTTCGAGTGGCCGGACGTCGCGCCCATCCCGGAAAAGGACCACGGCGTGCCGGTCAAGGGCCCCTATGCCTTCGACCACGTCTCCATCGGCGTGCGCGACCGCGACGACCTGTGGGAAATCAGGGACCGGCTGGAGGCGGCCGGGTTCTGGGTGTCGGAGATCATCGACCACGGATTCATCTTCTCGGTCTATTCCTTCGACCCCAACAACATCGCCATCGAGTTCAGCTGCCCGGTGCCGGGAGTGGATATCCGCACCACGCCGGTCATGGGTGACACCCGTCCGAGCGCCACGGCCCGGGAAGGGAGCGAGCCCCAGCCCGGCAAATGGCCCGAGGCCACGCCCACGCCCTATGCCGACCGCCGCATCTACCCCGGCGAGGGGCGCGAGCTGGTGGACGTCAAGGACGAATAA